In Veillonellales bacterium, a genomic segment contains:
- the kdsB gene encoding 3-deoxy-manno-octulosonate cytidylyltransferase — protein MNILCVIPARYSSTRLPGKPLADIAGKPMIQHVYERAKQAKRPTKVIVATDHQLVYDAVKKFGGEVMLTAANHPTGTDRLAEVAAAYTQADVIINVQGDEPLIEPSIIDQLAAVFDEDEQLHMATLMTPMEESEYNSPDAVKVVTDLNGYALYFSRSFIPYPRVNQPNVPVYKHIGIYAYRRDFLLTFARLDATPLEQTESLEQLRALEHGYRIKVLKTGFKSIGVDTAADLALVNQIVAKRG, from the coding sequence ATGAATATACTTTGTGTGATACCGGCCCGCTATTCATCTACCCGGCTGCCGGGGAAGCCTTTGGCGGATATTGCCGGCAAACCGATGATTCAGCATGTCTATGAACGGGCTAAACAAGCGAAGCGGCCGACAAAAGTGATCGTGGCCACCGATCATCAACTGGTTTACGATGCAGTGAAAAAATTTGGCGGCGAAGTGATGCTGACTGCTGCGAATCATCCTACCGGCACCGATCGCCTGGCGGAAGTGGCGGCCGCCTATACCCAGGCGGATGTTATTATTAATGTACAGGGGGACGAGCCCCTTATTGAACCGTCGATTATTGACCAATTGGCCGCCGTCTTTGACGAGGATGAACAATTGCATATGGCGACATTGATGACACCGATGGAAGAAAGCGAATATAATTCGCCGGATGCGGTAAAAGTGGTTACTGACCTGAACGGTTACGCTTTATATTTTTCCCGTTCCTTCATACCTTATCCCCGGGTAAATCAGCCCAATGTTCCGGTCTATAAGCATATCGGCATTTATGCTTACCGCCGGGATTTCTTATTAACCTTCGCCCGGCTGGATGCCACGCCCCTGGAACAGACGGAATCCTTAGAACAGCTCCGAGCCCTGGAACATGGCTACCGGATCAAGGTTCTTAAAACCGGTTTCAAGTCCATCGGAGTGGACACAGCGGCGGATTTGGCGTTAGTCAATCAGATAGTAGCGAAGAGGGGGTAG
- the lpxK gene encoding tetraacyldisaccharide 4'-kinase, with protein sequence MRQREALQVYLYQLVHGERSGILVDILLGLLRVFSLLYGLGVIIKLALYKYGILKQHKLNCRVISLGNITVGGTGKTPTAQRLAAMIRDMGYKVVILNRGYRASFRGEVGLVSDGRKIYMSVTEAGDEAYLLAKSLRGVSVVIGRDRRITGQYAVEKLKAEVVILDDGYQHWQLARDLDIVLIDTLNVFGNNFLLPRGTLREPLSNLTRADAFLLSRVDQSSDDSRGNLRTLLARYNAKAPVVESTHTPQCFLEIEEWYKGIQFTPIALDTIRGKKVMAVSAIGNPFSFEQTIADIGAAAVDSNRFPDHHDYTMAEMQQVMEKAVQNEDCVLIITDKDAVKIPAEFIHSDRQLPMYVLSIKLNFVDGYDDLMSLIENVTGDSRR encoded by the coding sequence ATGCGGCAACGGGAAGCATTGCAAGTTTATTTATATCAACTGGTTCATGGGGAACGCTCCGGAATCCTGGTGGATATCCTGCTGGGATTATTGCGCGTATTCTCATTGCTATATGGGCTGGGAGTCATTATCAAACTTGCCTTGTATAAATATGGAATATTGAAGCAGCATAAGCTGAATTGCCGGGTAATCAGTTTGGGGAATATTACCGTCGGCGGCACAGGCAAAACTCCCACCGCCCAGCGGCTGGCGGCGATGATTCGCGACATGGGCTATAAAGTCGTCATTTTAAACCGGGGATACCGGGCATCTTTTCGGGGAGAAGTCGGTCTTGTTTCCGATGGACGCAAGATTTACATGAGCGTTACCGAAGCCGGTGATGAAGCTTATTTACTGGCAAAAAGCCTGCGGGGAGTGTCGGTAGTCATCGGACGGGACCGGCGGATAACCGGACAGTACGCGGTGGAAAAGCTGAAGGCCGAGGTGGTCATCTTAGATGACGGTTATCAGCACTGGCAGCTGGCCCGGGATCTGGATATTGTTCTTATTGATACACTGAATGTATTTGGCAATAATTTTCTGCTCCCCCGGGGAACGCTACGGGAACCCCTATCCAATTTAACCAGAGCCGATGCCTTTCTTTTATCCCGGGTTGACCAGTCCAGCGATGACAGCCGGGGCAATCTTCGCACCCTTTTGGCCCGCTATAACGCTAAAGCGCCGGTAGTGGAGAGCACCCATACTCCCCAGTGCTTTCTTGAAATTGAGGAATGGTATAAAGGAATTCAGTTTACACCCATTGCCCTGGATACCATTCGCGGTAAAAAAGTGATGGCCGTATCGGCTATCGGCAACCCCTTTTCCTTTGAACAAACCATAGCCGATATTGGTGCGGCAGCTGTCGATTCCAACCGTTTTCCGGATCATCACGATTACACCATGGCGGAAATGCAGCAAGTCATGGAAAAAGCCGTGCAAAATGAGGATTGCGTCCTGATTATTACGGATAAAGACGCGGTAAAAATACCGGCGGAATTTATTCATTCCGACCGCCAGCTGCCCATGTATGTTCTCAGTATCAAACTGAATTTTGTTGACGGCTATGACGACCTCATGAGCCTGATTGAGAACGTGACGGGAGATAGCAGGCGATGA
- a CDS encoding lysophospholipid acyltransferase family protein: MSTNWQYHLLKAISRLVCLLPYTIVLFIGRQLGRLYYHLAARQSRRAMNQMQESLSVSAKEAERITRRLFRKLGQTFMEVLYTPVLTPEKIKQLVTLENDQYLADAVSQGHGVVLLTAHIGNWEWLGAALAMAGFPLTTLIKKQPNDQHTRILNEYRQKVGMEIFSRGTSELVGAARALKKGKILSFLADQDAGVSGVFVSFLGKAASTPLGPAVFAKRFHSPIVPVFIVRRPEGGHRAIVEPPLIMEDTGDETVDLYNATEKMTRIIEAVIRQYPDEWLWFQKRWNTAPRTPLSHRHNRGTPTLQERIGEQA; encoded by the coding sequence ATGTCCACCAACTGGCAATATCATTTACTGAAAGCAATCAGCCGACTGGTTTGCTTATTGCCTTATACCATTGTGTTATTTATCGGCCGGCAGCTTGGACGGCTGTACTATCATCTTGCCGCCCGCCAAAGCCGGCGTGCTATGAATCAGATGCAGGAAAGTTTGTCGGTTTCGGCGAAAGAAGCGGAAAGGATTACCCGCCGGTTATTTAGAAAATTAGGTCAGACTTTCATGGAAGTCTTGTATACCCCGGTTCTTACGCCGGAGAAAATCAAACAACTGGTTACGCTCGAAAATGACCAGTATCTGGCCGATGCTGTGTCCCAGGGACACGGAGTGGTTCTTTTGACTGCCCATATCGGCAATTGGGAATGGCTGGGCGCAGCATTGGCCATGGCCGGGTTTCCTTTGACCACCTTAATAAAAAAGCAGCCTAACGACCAGCATACCCGTATTCTAAACGAGTACCGCCAGAAAGTGGGAATGGAAATTTTTTCCCGTGGCACCAGTGAACTGGTGGGTGCGGCAAGGGCCCTGAAAAAAGGGAAAATTCTTAGCTTTTTAGCCGATCAGGATGCCGGAGTCAGCGGAGTGTTTGTGTCTTTTCTCGGCAAGGCCGCCTCGACTCCCCTGGGACCTGCTGTTTTTGCGAAACGATTTCACTCTCCCATAGTTCCGGTCTTTATCGTTCGCCGCCCCGAAGGCGGTCACCGGGCTATTGTGGAACCGCCTTTAATCATGGAAGATACCGGTGATGAAACCGTTGATTTATATAATGCGACTGAGAAAATGACCCGGATTATTGAAGCTGTTATCCGTCAGTATCCCGATGAATGGCTGTGGTTTCAGAAACGCTGGAATACAGCACCCCGCACGCCTCTTTCCCATCGTCATAACCGGGGAACGCCAACACTGCAGGAGAGGATCGGTGAACAGGCTTGA
- the lpxI gene encoding UDP-2,3-diacylglucosamine diphosphatase LpxI (LpxI, functionally equivalent to LpxH, replaces it in LPS biosynthesis in a minority of bacteria.): MKTIGLLAGLGRLPVEFARAAHGMGFAVIAIGLVPDVDRELAAAAQKMYSISVGELDRIITTLKSEKAEQVTMLGKVTKELLFAGTVQRDSRMQKLLTGLPDNSDDTLMLAFVRELAAAGIGILDQTKLIRTLMPSPGLLTSRRPSAAEQADMDFGFSMARQIGGLDIGQTVVVKDRAVMAVEAIEGTDSCIRRGGQLGRGGVTVAKAAKPNQDMRFDVPSVGPDTLRAMIEAGAKALVIEAGKTLLVERETVLKLANDNGIAIMAM; this comes from the coding sequence ATGAAAACAATTGGTTTATTAGCCGGGCTTGGCCGGCTGCCGGTTGAATTTGCCCGTGCCGCTCATGGCATGGGCTTTGCCGTGATTGCCATTGGGCTTGTGCCGGACGTGGACAGGGAACTGGCGGCGGCGGCGCAGAAAATGTACAGCATTAGCGTAGGAGAATTAGATCGCATTATTACGACTTTAAAAAGTGAAAAAGCGGAGCAGGTTACCATGCTGGGCAAGGTCACGAAAGAATTGCTGTTTGCCGGTACCGTTCAACGGGATAGCCGCATGCAAAAACTTTTGACCGGGTTACCGGATAACAGTGACGATACCCTTATGCTGGCTTTTGTCCGGGAACTGGCAGCGGCGGGAATCGGTATCCTGGACCAGACAAAATTGATTCGGACATTGATGCCGTCTCCCGGCTTGTTGACCAGTCGTCGGCCTTCCGCCGCGGAGCAGGCGGACATGGATTTCGGTTTTTCCATGGCCCGGCAAATCGGCGGACTGGATATCGGCCAGACTGTCGTTGTCAAAGACAGGGCGGTTATGGCAGTAGAAGCCATTGAAGGTACGGACAGCTGTATTCGCCGGGGCGGCCAATTAGGCCGGGGAGGAGTTACAGTGGCCAAGGCGGCCAAACCCAACCAGGACATGCGGTTTGACGTACCCAGCGTCGGCCCCGATACCCTGCGGGCGATGATTGAGGCCGGAGCGAAGGCGCTGGTAATTGAAGCCGGCAAAACACTGCTGGTGGAGCGGGAAACAGTGCTAAAATTGGCAAATGACAACGGAATAGCAATTATGGCTATGTAA
- a CDS encoding 3-deoxy-D-manno-octulosonic acid transferase: MHFLYNLLAMIIVIMAIPVFIVRLVRENGFGERLRQSFGFIPERVLAPVAGRQCIWLHAASVGEIVAASPIAKEIRRQFPRDPILVSVVTASGYAMAKSIISDADSVIFFPVDLPWLSHRVVSRIRPKVFLPVETELWPNFLKAARHFRIPVMMVNGRISDKSVKRYHYLHSVLNDMMDTVVKFCMQSMIDAQYVIRLGADPHRVVVTGNTKYDQTYTAVSQTEKQDLRRQLGLEAVGPVVVAGSTHKGEEEMLFTAFQQIRTQFSQARMIIAPRETMRSDEIIALAENYGFHGARRTRLQRKPAAGHDFVLLDTIGELGKIYSIGDIIYVGGSLVPHGGHNILEPAAHGKPIFVGPHMFNFKDTYALFSGRGACLTVCDTDELAEKMLQILNNEDERQAMSSKTLAIIEENRGAARKSVYYLKILLEEESIR, from the coding sequence ATGCATTTTCTTTATAATCTTTTGGCAATGATCATCGTGATAATGGCCATACCGGTATTCATCGTCCGGTTGGTCAGAGAAAACGGTTTTGGGGAGCGGCTGCGGCAGAGTTTCGGCTTTATACCGGAGCGGGTGCTTGCTCCGGTTGCCGGCCGGCAGTGCATTTGGCTGCACGCCGCCTCAGTCGGTGAAATTGTGGCGGCAAGTCCGATTGCCAAAGAGATCCGCCGGCAATTTCCCCGTGATCCGATTTTGGTTTCGGTCGTCACCGCCAGCGGGTATGCTATGGCGAAGTCAATTATTTCCGATGCCGACAGCGTGATTTTTTTCCCCGTCGATTTGCCGTGGCTCAGCCACAGAGTAGTTTCCCGGATTCGTCCTAAAGTATTTTTACCGGTGGAAACGGAACTATGGCCCAATTTTCTTAAAGCTGCCAGACATTTTCGGATCCCGGTCATGATGGTTAACGGCCGGATCAGCGATAAAAGCGTAAAACGGTACCACTATTTGCACAGTGTGCTTAACGATATGATGGATACGGTAGTGAAATTCTGCATGCAGTCGATGATTGACGCTCAGTACGTAATTCGTTTGGGGGCAGATCCCCACCGGGTAGTGGTGACCGGGAATACCAAATACGATCAAACTTATACCGCAGTCAGCCAGACTGAGAAGCAGGATTTGCGCCGGCAGCTGGGACTGGAAGCTGTCGGTCCCGTAGTAGTGGCCGGCAGCACCCACAAAGGGGAGGAAGAAATGCTGTTTACCGCATTTCAGCAGATCAGGACACAGTTTTCTCAGGCCAGGATGATTATTGCTCCCCGGGAAACCATGCGCAGCGATGAAATTATTGCGTTGGCGGAAAATTACGGTTTTCATGGCGCCAGACGGACCCGACTGCAAAGGAAGCCGGCTGCCGGGCATGATTTTGTTTTGCTGGATACAATTGGAGAACTAGGGAAAATTTACAGTATCGGCGATATTATTTATGTCGGCGGCAGTCTGGTGCCTCATGGCGGACACAACATTCTGGAGCCGGCGGCCCATGGCAAGCCTATCTTTGTCGGGCCTCATATGTTTAACTTCAAAGATACCTATGCTCTTTTTTCCGGAAGAGGGGCCTGTCTGACCGTATGCGATACTGATGAACTGGCAGAAAAAATGCTGCAGATTTTAAATAACGAAGACGAGCGGCAGGCTATGTCATCAAAAACTTTGGCAATTATAGAGGAAAATCGGGGGGCAGCCCGGAAAAGTGTTTATTATCTAAAAATCCTGCTGGAAGAAGAATCTATTAGATAA
- a CDS encoding HAD hydrolase family protein: MDTEIRAKRIRLLIFDVDGVLTNGQIVIGRDGEILKKFYAQDGLGITAAHRAGLKTAIITGRQSDIVSIRGAELKITDVYQGAMNKVTALEQLLAKHKLTLEQVGYVGDDLNDLAIMLQVGLACAVADAVPEVKAKAHFVAVHAGGKGAVREIIEMILKAQNRWDEVLASYSRPGIIETRQ, from the coding sequence ATGGATACTGAGATTCGTGCCAAAAGAATCAGGCTGCTTATTTTCGATGTTGACGGAGTACTGACCAACGGGCAAATCGTCATTGGCCGGGATGGGGAGATATTAAAGAAATTTTATGCTCAGGACGGACTGGGAATTACCGCCGCTCACCGGGCCGGTCTTAAGACGGCTATCATTACCGGCCGGCAAAGCGACATCGTCAGTATTCGCGGCGCCGAGTTAAAGATTACAGATGTTTACCAGGGAGCTATGAATAAAGTTACGGCTTTGGAGCAGCTCCTTGCCAAACATAAATTGACTTTGGAACAGGTTGGCTACGTAGGTGACGACCTGAATGATCTGGCCATTATGCTGCAGGTCGGACTGGCCTGCGCCGTAGCCGACGCCGTACCGGAAGTCAAGGCAAAGGCTCACTTTGTGGCCGTTCACGCCGGTGGTAAAGGTGCCGTCCGGGAAATCATTGAAATGATTTTAAAAGCCCAGAATCGCTGGGACGAAGTCCTTGCATCCTACAGCCGTCCGGGGATAATAGAAACCAGACAGTAG
- the lptC gene encoding LPS export ABC transporter periplasmic protein LptC, with protein MKKTSYLAIVCVVLFLAGGIYYFIKEEPLNSPSAGQEAKGDPASTATFVNSLLIEEENGKRIWELTADSIEMEPNTKQATLMNLAGIFYQDNGGTIHITAPWATMDTKTKNIVLTGSVRAVASDGTELNAREARWDGQTRCFYADGDVTVTRDDTIISGNQLESDVDLEKIKVQGNARVRKGGASN; from the coding sequence TTGAAAAAAACTTCCTATCTGGCGATTGTCTGCGTGGTTCTTTTTTTAGCCGGAGGCATTTATTACTTTATTAAAGAGGAACCGTTAAATTCTCCTTCCGCCGGTCAGGAAGCAAAGGGTGATCCGGCATCAACAGCCACTTTTGTCAACAGTTTACTCATTGAAGAGGAAAATGGAAAACGAATTTGGGAATTGACGGCAGATTCCATTGAGATGGAGCCAAATACCAAACAGGCAACGCTGATGAACCTAGCGGGAATTTTTTATCAGGATAATGGCGGTACCATTCACATTACCGCACCTTGGGCAACCATGGACACAAAGACAAAGAATATTGTTCTGACCGGCAGCGTCCGGGCGGTTGCCAGCGACGGAACCGAACTTAATGCCAGGGAAGCGCGTTGGGATGGTCAAACCCGTTGCTTTTACGCTGACGGCGACGTTACGGTGACCAGGGATGATACCATCATCAGCGGCAATCAGCTGGAAAGCGATGTCGATCTGGAGAAAATCAAAGTGCAGGGTAACGCCCGGGTTCGCAAGGGAGGGGCATCTAATTGA
- the msbA gene encoding lipid A export permease/ATP-binding protein MsbA codes for MTVYLRLINYIRPYITRVAAAIVCIMLAASANLYVPWILKSVIDEVLTAKDMLMLNSIAIGIIVVYLLRGIFFYGQTYLMSFVGQKVVIDIREAIYRHLQKLSLSYYEKRQTGAIMSYITNDVAALQGALVDSMIEMVTEAMTLLGSMGAMVYIHWKLSLLTCITLPLVAHTINIFGKKLRKASSLMQSKAADITSVLQESISAVRVIKSFVREDYEIERFNQENYFNFRAQMKTAQLMATLTPVIEFLAAIGVTVIIWYGGREVINGNLTAGSLIAFLIYAVNISNPIKRLSRVYGNIQRALAAAERVFSVLDTEPEIQDIAGAVKLPSIQGHVVFHDVDFEYKSGEPVLSRVNLEAKPGQMVAIVGPSGAGKTTIVNLIPRFYDPTGGKVSIDGFDIKQVTVDSLREQIGIVPQETILFNGSIYENILYGRLDASREDIIAAAKAANAHSFIEDLPEGYDTQIGERGSKLSGGQRQRIAIARAILKNPRVLILDEATSALDTESEQLVQEALDKLMIGRTSFVIAHRLSTVQRADMILVMQQGRISERGTHDELLALGGLYHKLYKVQFRNH; via the coding sequence ATGACCGTATATCTGCGATTGATCAATTATATCCGGCCCTATATAACGCGGGTGGCAGCTGCCATTGTATGTATTATGCTGGCGGCCAGTGCCAACCTGTATGTGCCCTGGATTTTGAAAAGTGTCATTGATGAGGTCCTGACCGCCAAGGATATGCTGATGCTGAACAGCATTGCCATTGGCATTATTGTGGTGTATTTGCTGCGAGGCATCTTTTTTTACGGGCAGACATACTTAATGTCTTTTGTCGGCCAGAAGGTGGTCATTGATATCCGGGAGGCTATTTACCGGCATCTTCAGAAACTGTCCCTGTCCTATTATGAAAAACGCCAGACCGGAGCCATTATGAGCTATATTACCAACGACGTGGCAGCTCTTCAAGGCGCTTTGGTGGACAGCATGATCGAAATGGTGACCGAAGCCATGACACTGCTCGGCTCAATGGGGGCGATGGTTTACATTCACTGGAAACTGTCCCTGCTGACCTGTATTACTCTGCCCCTGGTAGCTCATACCATCAATATCTTCGGCAAAAAGCTGCGGAAAGCCAGCAGCCTCATGCAGAGTAAAGCGGCAGATATTACCTCCGTTTTGCAGGAAAGCATTTCCGCTGTGAGAGTCATTAAATCCTTTGTCCGGGAAGATTACGAAATCGAACGGTTCAACCAGGAAAATTACTTTAATTTCCGAGCCCAGATGAAAACAGCCCAACTGATGGCCACGCTGACACCGGTGATTGAATTTTTGGCAGCCATCGGCGTTACGGTAATCATTTGGTATGGCGGACGGGAAGTTATCAACGGCAATTTAACGGCGGGTTCTTTGATTGCCTTTTTGATTTATGCCGTAAATATATCCAACCCCATTAAACGGCTCAGCCGGGTATACGGCAACATTCAGCGGGCGCTGGCGGCGGCGGAACGGGTATTTTCCGTGCTGGATACCGAACCGGAGATTCAGGATATTGCCGGTGCGGTAAAATTGCCGTCGATTCAGGGACATGTTGTTTTTCATGACGTTGATTTTGAATATAAATCCGGCGAACCGGTACTCAGCCGAGTGAACCTGGAAGCAAAACCGGGTCAAATGGTGGCCATTGTGGGCCCCAGCGGTGCCGGTAAAACAACCATTGTAAATCTGATTCCCCGCTTTTATGATCCGACCGGCGGTAAGGTGAGCATTGACGGTTTTGACATCAAGCAGGTAACCGTGGATTCCCTGCGGGAACAGATCGGTATTGTCCCGCAGGAGACAATACTGTTTAACGGTTCGATTTATGAGAATATCCTTTATGGAAGACTGGATGCATCGCGGGAAGATATTATCGCTGCGGCTAAGGCAGCCAATGCGCATAGCTTTATTGAAGATTTACCGGAAGGGTACGACACCCAGATCGGCGAGCGGGGCTCGAAGCTGTCCGGCGGCCAGCGGCAGCGAATTGCCATCGCCCGGGCTATTTTGAAAAATCCCCGGGTTTTGATTCTGGATGAAGCAACTTCCGCTTTGGATACCGAGAGCGAGCAATTGGTGCAGGAAGCCCTGGATAAACTGATGATTGGCCGGACTTCCTTTGTCATTGCTCACCGTCTCTCGACGGTGCAGCGGGCCGATATGATTCTCGTTATGCAGCAGGGCCGGATTTCCGAACGTGGCACCCATGACGAATTATTGGCCTTAGGCGGGCTCTATCATAAATTGTATAAAGTACAATTTCGAAATCATTAA
- the lpxB gene encoding lipid-A-disaccharide synthase, translating to MYKVMISVGEASGDLHGASVAAALKKNCPDIELIGMGGQAMRQAGVKIAYDIADLGVIGLVEVVRNLPRLFRLRNMLAALMDREKPDVLVVIDYPGFNMRLAKVAKEKGIPVVSYISPSVWAWGRGRAKEVAATVEKVAAIFPFEADAYRQAGADVVFVGNPLVDIARPSMTKAAAYRFFKADPAKPVVLLMPGSRRQELVNLLPVMLAAAEKIAEQRQDCQFFLPIASTISREMLQNFVKEYQVPIVLTSSNNYDLMNIADIGIAASGTVTLEAALLDLPTVIIYKVAALTYFFGRFLVKIPHISLPNIVAGRKILPELLQGAANPGNIAQETLEILCRQGTRQRVLRDLAEVKAKLGEAGAVDRVAKVILDTAAKYAGGQT from the coding sequence ATGTACAAAGTAATGATTTCCGTCGGCGAAGCCTCCGGGGATTTGCACGGTGCCAGTGTTGCCGCCGCCCTGAAAAAAAACTGCCCGGATATTGAGCTGATCGGCATGGGCGGTCAGGCGATGCGGCAGGCCGGAGTGAAAATCGCTTATGATATTGCTGATTTAGGTGTGATCGGCCTGGTGGAAGTAGTTAGAAATCTACCCCGGCTGTTTCGTCTGCGGAATATGCTGGCAGCATTGATGGACCGGGAAAAACCGGATGTTTTAGTCGTTATCGACTATCCCGGATTTAATATGCGCCTGGCTAAAGTCGCTAAAGAAAAAGGGATACCGGTGGTTTCTTATATCAGTCCGTCGGTATGGGCCTGGGGCAGGGGCCGGGCTAAGGAAGTGGCAGCGACGGTGGAAAAAGTAGCGGCTATTTTTCCCTTTGAAGCCGATGCCTACCGTCAGGCGGGAGCGGATGTTGTTTTTGTCGGCAATCCCCTGGTGGATATTGCCAGACCGTCAATGACCAAAGCAGCGGCCTACCGTTTTTTTAAGGCTGATCCGGCGAAACCGGTTGTATTGCTAATGCCCGGCAGCCGCCGGCAGGAGCTTGTCAACTTGCTGCCGGTAATGCTGGCGGCAGCGGAAAAAATTGCGGAACAAAGGCAGGACTGTCAATTCTTTTTACCGATCGCTTCGACAATTTCCCGGGAAATGCTGCAGAATTTTGTAAAAGAATATCAGGTTCCCATTGTATTGACCAGCAGCAATAATTATGATTTGATGAACATAGCCGATATTGGAATCGCGGCTTCCGGCACCGTGACATTAGAGGCTGCGCTGTTAGATCTGCCTACGGTGATTATTTATAAAGTCGCGGCTCTTACATATTTTTTTGGCCGGTTTTTAGTTAAAATTCCTCATATCAGTTTACCGAATATTGTTGCCGGACGGAAAATATTGCCCGAATTGCTGCAGGGTGCTGCCAATCCCGGCAATATTGCCCAAGAAACCCTGGAGATTTTATGCCGGCAGGGAACACGGCAGCGTGTGCTGAGGGATTTGGCGGAAGTTAAAGCAAAACTAGGGGAAGCGGGTGCCGTTGACCGGGTGGCAAAAGTCATTCTGGACACAGCGGCCAAGTACGCTGGAGGACAAACATGA
- the kdsA gene encoding 3-deoxy-8-phosphooctulonate synthase, which translates to MHSVTIGPVTIGGKQPIALIAGPCVIEDPQRTLKIGRAIQEITARLGVPYIFKASFDKANRSSYSSFRGPGLTEGLAILKNIRQQLGVPVISDIHCVTQVKPAAAVLDILQIPAFLCRQTDLLHEAARTGKAVNVKKGQFLAPQEMKNVVNKLREAGNENILLTERGATLGYNNLVVDMRSLPILRSFGYPVVFDATHSVQLPGGAGTSSGGQREYIPYLTRAAVAAGVDALFMEIHDNPEEALCDGPNMLYVDQLENLLKDVLAIDAVTRKYK; encoded by the coding sequence ATGCACAGCGTTACCATTGGTCCCGTTACCATCGGCGGCAAGCAGCCGATTGCTTTGATTGCCGGTCCCTGCGTTATCGAAGATCCGCAGCGCACCTTAAAGATTGGCCGGGCGATTCAGGAAATCACCGCTCGCCTGGGCGTTCCGTATATCTTTAAGGCATCTTTTGACAAAGCCAACCGTTCCTCTTATTCTTCCTTCCGCGGGCCGGGCCTGACGGAAGGATTGGCGATTCTGAAAAACATCAGACAGCAGCTTGGCGTGCCGGTAATCAGTGATATTCATTGTGTTACCCAGGTCAAACCTGCTGCTGCGGTGCTGGATATTTTACAGATTCCCGCATTTTTATGCCGTCAGACCGATTTACTGCATGAAGCTGCCCGTACCGGAAAAGCCGTGAATGTAAAAAAAGGCCAGTTTTTGGCTCCTCAGGAGATGAAAAATGTCGTCAACAAACTGCGGGAAGCCGGTAATGAGAATATACTGCTGACAGAACGGGGAGCGACTTTAGGCTATAACAATCTTGTTGTGGATATGCGGTCGCTGCCGATACTGCGCTCCTTTGGCTATCCGGTTGTTTTTGATGCCACTCACAGCGTCCAATTACCGGGCGGTGCCGGTACCTCTTCCGGCGGCCAGCGGGAATATATACCCTATCTAACCCGCGCCGCCGTTGCCGCCGGCGTGGATGCCTTATTTATGGAAATTCACGACAACCCGGAAGAAGCCTTGTGTGACGGTCCTAATATGCTTTACGTCGACCAGCTTGAAAATCTGCTAAAAGATGTACTGGCGATTGATGCAGTGACCAGAAAATATAAATAG
- a CDS encoding LptA/OstA family protein has product MKNKFMIAVLALFLAVGTTNHLSAQNNGPVEMAADSIEYDAVSGVMTAQGAVQLTQANAAMTGASARYNTKTRESYISGGVKVVQDDAVLTAAEVRGYDNTHLIATGDVVLVKGDNRLTGPQIDYYSDKQYAVVNNSARLTMPDGVMTAAKLEAFLDEERAVGEGDVHIVSETRQLDAVSDQAVYYGAKNGQAKAVLTGNARAIQQGNVLTGNTLTIYMDDKVMDAQGRTKLIINQQ; this is encoded by the coding sequence TTGAAAAATAAGTTTATGATTGCAGTACTGGCTTTATTTCTGGCTGTCGGCACCACAAATCATCTGTCGGCGCAGAACAACGGCCCGGTAGAGATGGCGGCGGATTCGATTGAATACGATGCCGTAAGCGGAGTTATGACGGCTCAGGGAGCGGTTCAGCTGACACAGGCAAACGCCGCCATGACCGGGGCAAGCGCCCGTTACAATACAAAGACCAGAGAATCCTATATTTCCGGCGGTGTTAAAGTCGTTCAGGATGACGCGGTGCTCACGGCAGCCGAAGTCCGGGGGTATGACAATACCCATCTTATTGCCACCGGCGATGTTGTGCTGGTAAAAGGCGACAATCGCCTTACCGGTCCGCAAATCGACTATTATTCCGACAAACAATATGCAGTCGTCAACAACTCGGCTCGGTTGACCATGCCGGACGGAGTCATGACTGCCGCTAAATTGGAAGCCTTCCTTGATGAAGAGCGGGCAGTCGGCGAAGGCGATGTCCATATCGTCAGCGAAACCCGCCAGCTGGATGCCGTATCCGATCAGGCGGTTTACTACGGCGCCAAAAACGGACAGGCTAAAGCCGTATTAACCGGCAACGCCCGTGCGATTCAGCAGGGCAATGTCCTTACAGGCAATACCCTGACCATCTATATGGATGACAAAGTCATGGACGCCCAGGGGCGTACCAAACTGATTATTAATCAGCAGTAA